The genomic DNA AGTCAAACACTCCCTCTGAGCTGCATGTAGTCTTCTTTGAAGCTCACACTCACTAACAGCCCTATGCAGCTGTTTACAGTCTGCATGCAGGCGCCACTATAGAGGCACTGAAGGGAGTGCacacatgtgtttgtgtggcagcCTTATTGCACATGTATCTCCAGGAGAGAAGATCAGCACTAACAGCAGCTTCAATCATATATTGATCAGTGAGAATCTAATGGGAAAGAACTTGTGCCCACCTACAGCTCAGGTCCTCCCCACTGAGTTCAGCTTTAATCACACACTTGTTTGGAATAATGCAGCCCTACCCTGGATGGACCCTGAGCTCCACTTCCACTGTCACACTGATGGCTGAACAGATGCCTAGTGATGTTACATCTTGTACCGAAGCCCCGAGTCCTGTACCAAGCAAAAGGGGGCGTgtccaaatgaagcctgtgtCGAGCCCCGTATGGCTTCTGAGAAAATCACGTGATAAAAGCTAAACGAGGCGTTTTCTAGAATCACGTGACAGCTACATTATGTGATTTGAGTTGCTGAAAAAGACGTGGGAAACAGGAAGCATTCTCAACGATCTGAGTCTGATTCACTGTTATAGCGGCATAATCAGAAGCCCCTGTACAAATCAGAATTTCAGTTTCTGCTTCTTCAGTCCTCTGTGTGGGTGTTTTCTAGGGCTGTATCATGAGTTGTTTTATTACCCAAAAACTTCCTGTAACACCACATACTGTCtctatatatactgtatagttttgagattttatatatatatatatatatatatatatatatatatatatatatatatatatatatatatatatatatatatatatatatattaggggtgggactttaacgcgttaatttcgattaattaattacggggaaattaacgcgttaaaaattttaatgcattttaatcgcactttgcaccgtggaacgtttctcagtgtgcgagttcccggcatacagattatatcgacgcacaatgtccaaattaggggctgcatcctgcgaaggacccggcccacgtctttcgcagcccacgaacaccacaaaggtcggaagtgagcggctagccttcatatcagctgccgtcacctctgcgtagctcatgtcgcctagcaaccgtgagtgcgaagcacagctgtgtaaaagcagctgttaaacggagaacgaactttttctcctttttgtggtttaattttaagtctttaattcaaaataagctgttaaaacaagcataacacatttcaacatcaaggaatacagctgagagaatgattaatttccaactataacaagtgagacattaatgttgaataaaactatccagttatgatgcttaactttaatttcaggagtttatcacaggagcacttccacccttcattggtctgtgtagtagactggtgggaaaataaactaaattttgaagtttaagcttatgtatattgattcattcatcaactaaacttgtcaaatattgaaatgtgattaaaatgcgattaatttcgattaattaattacaaagcttgtaattaattcgattaatttttttaatcgagtcccacccctaatatatatatatatatatttatgtatgtataccTTAGCTGCTGTAATATTCAAATggccccattgtgggatcattaaagttcatctcatcttatattttattaatataccaTGATCAGCacagatttatttaatctggCTTCACAAAAACTCCAGTGGAGATTTTGACAGAATTGCATAATTATACTAAAAGATCTGCCAGCCAACAGCACAGCAGGACTGCTGTACATCAAATgaccagcagatgtcagcactCCTAAGTGAGCTGCTAAACGGGTTTTCAAATGTGATCAGGTTTTCGGCGAATCATTTGGCCGGAAAGATTTGACACATTCATGGGGCCTCATTGTATCATCACTACTGATGCCTCCACCTCCAACATCCCACACAGACTCCAGTGATTCGTAATAAAAAACTGATgaatcctgattggctgcttctTCCACGAGAGGAAAGTGATGGACACAGACAATTGCTTCCTGAAACCACCTGTGTCACACCTTCCCGTGTGACATCACTCCCCTTCCTGCTTCCTCAGTCAGAACTCGCAAAACCACTAGAGGTCGCTGTAGGAGCCaaagatgtgcatgtgtgtctgtgtgcactgcATTGGTTCTTGGTGTTGTGGGTGTGTTACCATGGGTGCGTTTTGCGTTATTTGACCACTTTCATACATAGACACTGTATTGTTGTGTAAGCTTTAATATTTATATGGACATTTTTATTAGATGCACCTTCATTGCCAGACAAATAAAGGTATCAAATGAAACCTTGAGGGTAGTTGTATTGGTGTGCGTGCCAGCGATTTTCTCCCATGTTTAGCCCACGGTGGCTCATTAGCATTTTTGGATCGATTGGATCCCCGAGTCCACGAGAGGAAAACATGAGACTGAGAATATGACAcaaattcatttaatttcaaCGAGCTTAAAGGGTCCTGACTCACTGCTGAGGACTTTGAAGCTGGACACAGAGATAAAGTCTGAACAGAGTTAAttccaaaaaaccaaaacacaaagctGCAGGGGGTCTCCGGCCACTCGAGGCTGTGAGGTCTCAGTGggcgtctcacacacacattcaaacactgACTCCAAAAGGGAATTTCCCAGCGCCAAAGTTATGGAGCCAGAACTGTGccaccaaaaacacaaaccaacaaatgaagtaaaaataaacatccacattaaaataaatgaggtTCAAAAGGTGTTTTACACACAAAAAGTTTGATTGAACAATAACATACAAACCTTTTTAACacaatctttttttgttttggtttttttgctaCTCTTTTTCTTTTCGGTTTCAATCCCCTCTCACTCTTTGGGCGTGGAGGGGAGGGGTCACATTTCACAGCTTTTTCCCAAGTTTAGGAATGCCTTATTCCATTTCCCTATTTAAACCTGATTCCATTACTTTGGCCATACTGACTGTATGTTACTGTGCTACTGATAATGCACCTAGGTGCTGCTGAGAATAACAAAGCATCACCTGTGCTCTGCTTCTTTATGAACTCTGCCGAAGAGTTTGGTTTCCATTATGTGAGACAGCTTTCTATTTGTATTTACTGACTCAAAGGACTTCACTGTGTCTCTCTGAATAATATGATATTTCATCACCTTTAGCACTGGAGGAGACCAAGGAGGGGAAATGTTGGGATGGTTGACTGTTCATTGTTGGTGGTTGTGGCAAAGCAAGTTACATTTCAGGGAAAAGTGTCATAATCAGAGGTCAGTGATGGAAATCCTTCACTTGTAATTGTTGTCCATCAAAGATGGGACATAATGAAAGAGTCCTGAAATATATGAACGTACATTATTGAAATGATTTTCACTTGCAGAGTTGAGCTTGTGGTGTGCCGTGTGGAACAAGCACTTATTCCGAGCCGCTTCAGTCTGGAAGAGCACGATCTACCCGATCCTTCAGACAGCCTGCATTTGCAAAAACAGCCCtctcaaataattaaatttcatGGGCGCAGGAATACATTCACATTTGCTCAATGAATTTCCACGCATGTAGAAcaaagcagccacacacacaaagaagccAGTGTGCAGGTGAGACGGTCTGCTGTGCGTGGGCTGCAGCAGGTTCACGCACCCACGGGTGATTCTCTGATTGTGGAACGAAATTCTGCGCAAGCAGAGAAACTGACTTTTGACCATCTGGGGCGGAGCCCAAAGGATTCAGAAGCCCTCACATGATTGGTCACTTTTAATTCGATTATGCCCACAACGTGAGGGCCTTGACCTTGATTGACAGCAGTGGTCAGTTAACATTGAACAACTGTTTCTTCAAAACAATACCATTTGTGAATGTTACACAGGCCtgtagtcaaaataaaatatacttcaTTAAATCTTCTAGCTGAGGTGATATTGCTAGCAGTGAACACTTATTATGTTATGGCGGTATTCCAACTTTGTATTCCTGTAACAGCTGCTGTGGAAGAATTGTCCCTGATGCTCCATCAAACTACAAACTGATTCAGCATGAGGTGATGCACAGTGAGAGTTTTTAGATGACCTGAGATATTCGGTGTATCACggtaacacaaagcacaggaagaaGGAATAAATCTTGTTTGATTCGCACttcctttcagtttcttccaccACATGTTGGTTCTTTAAAATCAGGACAGAATTAGCTCTCATTCATACATTATATCTGTTAAATACAACAGATATGGAActagattattattattgtgcaatcatgtgtacatatacatttgtTCTCTTGAACTCTGTTACATTTACACAATAAGGCCTGATATTAATGACTGACAAATACAAAGTGAGaggaaatgtgtgtgagtgtggtcACATTCACCAACATAAACATCAGAGGGCTTCAGGTTCAGGTGAGTTTATTTGCTCCTGCAGGTACATTTGGTTTGCATTCAGCAGCTCAtccatgtgaaaatgaaaaccttTCCAAACATCCCAGAAACAGAATCAAACACagtgaaggaaaaagaagaacaaatcCACCCTACATGATGGAAGACAAACACTCGTTTGTTCATCCGGCTGCTGggaaataaaaatctgtgtttaTGGTCTCAAAAATCAAACAGGTCCAAGGcgctcttcatcatcttcatcagtgtcagtgttGCAGCCTTCTTACTGACAGAGACATCAGCCACTGCCTGCCACACTAAAGCAAAGGCAGTAACAGACAAAGCATTAAACAGCATTAAGAAAAGAGGACTGGGCCATGGCTGCTCTCACTGTCCTGGAGCTGACCAACAACAACAGATCATCTGCAAACTTTAAAAAGCTCCTGAGATGTTTctgatgtgctgctgtttttacctGTCAGCACTTCTTTGCTACCTCACCCCCAGTTCCTCAAGAGGCTTTGACTTCTGCAGGCCGCCCCTGGAAATAAGAACGACTTCTTTGTCTGATTAAATAAAGCGGATAAATTCAGTGGATCTGGATCTCAAGGTTTTCAAGTTTGACTGTGcaaccagaagaggatctttgtgtgtctgcagattcattgtgatccaatgatgggaatgatttccgccctgcatgatcacgctgatgtttggacagagcagataatgaagtgaatgtttttggacattggtaacagtgaaacagtttctgtgcagcgtgggatcgtttgtgttGGGAGTATGAACTGAGATTCTTGAAGCTCTtatcacactggtcacagctgaaGTTCCCTTCAATGTGTGTACGTTCATGAAGGTTACGACTACCTGTTTGTGAGAAGCTTCTGTCACAGTatctgcacttgtatggtttctcccctgtgtggactcgtttatgcactttaagCTGAGTTGAAGTGAagaaggatgacccacactgatcacagaggtgctttttaaccccactgtgagTAAGTTCATGTCGTTTTAATTCCCTTGTTGTGgtgaagcttctcccacattctttgcagtagttcagtttgtgtccagtgtgtctacgctgatgtatTTTTAAGTTGTGTTGACGATTGAAGGTTTTTCCACAAAAGTCACAgcgaaacgctttcccaccaccacagagaAGACAGgactgagaactggatccatctgtgtggctctgcttctacacaaagacacaaagacagagtaAGTCAGAGaatccttcaacatttttatcctgtacgtcacctaaaataaagagcatctctgccaacgtccaattacattttactgtttacattagaacactcagcttactgggatacaataactacaatactaccaccataatactacaataatactcatttaacACTATAATAACCTTAATGTCATTCTGAAGTACTATCACTGTAACACTACAATAATACCACCATAATACTGCAATATTACTGTCTTAATGAACTGCCACCAACGTAGTGCTACAATATTAATGTCACACTATTTTAATACTAATGTATCCACCCATGGAACAATACTAATGCAGTACTACAATCCTATAGTACTGCATTAccacattttatttacacattatatttcttttaggacattaaaattatttttattctatatgcacctgactgaagaaggagccaGTTCAAATGAACAAAGAGCAAATTATGcagatataataataataataataataataataataataataataataacaacaataatgcCTAATATATCAGGAAACTACCATTATCTTAAATAATATAGTGAGAGAAATGTAacaatttactttttttcctttcacaatTTAATGAGCAGAGTTGTTCCACACACTCAGGCTAAAATgaaaagatcaaaataaaaatacacacctCACAGTAACAGAgcttgtagagtctctttctgctgtggatctgttggtgtgctttcaggtaacgtggagctttaaaagtcttatcacacaggtcacagtGATAAGGtgtctcctcagtgtgggtaaacatgtgcTGTTGTCTCTGGTAATCTGTTGcaaactttttgccacactgaCCACAGCAGTACACGTCATGTAAAGTGTGAATGCGGAGGTGTGCATTTCTGCTCTCCATGCGGCTGAAGGcttttccacaatagtcacagctgtatgccttaatcCCAGAGTGGGTAATTTGATGACTCTTTAAACCTTTATTCTGAGTAAAAgttctgccacactgatcacagcggtacggtttctctccactgtggatgcgCTGGTGTATTTTTAAGTTTCCAGCATGtctaaaagactttccacacacgTCACAGATGAACggtctctctccagtgtggatgactTGATGATATTTCAATTTACTTTTAATAGTAAAATCCTCCCCACACAGATCACAGGAGTATTTTTTTACTCCCTTCggtctgtgaggtttgtcagcctcctgagagcACTGACTTCTTggtccatgttggtcctgcagtgacagagatacaaacagcagtgagtgaaatgcagtcactagtgctaatggcagcgcCTGCTAGCAAATTGTGGTTATTGTGATACGTTCTGGTAACTAacagctgaagtagagaaaaaataacagctgaaattctcagcacagcgagcacacacacacacacacacacacacacacacacacacacacacacacacacacacacacacacacacacacacacacacacacacacacacacacggcagagagcagtggaggtgtggagAAAGAGTCAGTAATGATCTACTCAGTGCTAAAGGGTCATCTTTTACAAATGAAGGAAATCCGTCGCAGTGACGAAacactttaatgctgctaatgtgggtgaaacactCCACTTACTCAGAGACACCcgagctgcagagtttaaacgatgtatcaaagcaacaaatttgtgatGATTTTTTAGAATCGCATCACCTGAGTTACTCGATGAATCGTGGCAGCCCAAATTACCACCACCTATTGGTGATAATAGCACATTACATGCAACCAtgtacaggaaaaataaaaatccttaatttttgtaaacatttttgtaaaataatttcaaagcattaattggacatcctggttatGAAGAATCACAACAGTCCAGCTTtaaaatgccaaaggatgggacaacactgatgATGAATGAAAGCCACCCTGAAAACTTGatttatctgtgagctaacagcCACGTCCTGGACAAAGATGAATCCAATGCTGTGTTTCTATTAGTCCCTACTCAGCACGGCCAACGCAACTCGTCACGgtcttgttgtgttttcattacaattaccacctcagtgtgggtggagtggaAATAACAACGCGGGCAGTAGTCTATTGACATAATCTGTATGCaactcaaacacaacacaacaatggattaGCTAGAGGCAAACTAATGGTggctaatgccagtttactatGACATCATGCATAAATCCcttgtacaatgttttaatggatgaaggttatcactGTAAAGTATTAAAAtttgtatgctgtgtgtgcctTTCAGATGGATCTCTTattgcaaaactactgctgcgAATCGTTGGTCTGGACATTGACCCGAGCCTCCCAATGgtttgcctccattttcttgccatcagttttaaaaatggtgcggttgattctggtgaaggagtcactctcatgactcagctacTGACAACTCTCTTTAGCCAATCGTGGCATGTTGTTCTTCAATGCCACATTTTTGGATCGCGTCAGATCGcttactaaaaaagtacctggtaactggtaccaggtactaacgGAAACGCCGCACAAGAATCCTCACAGGAgtactgcaggccacatgaatgccatTAAATGACAGCCAACACTGTCAtggtgctgtgtggcaggagtGGGTAGACCCCAAACTGCACAACTCAGGAGAGGGTGAACTTAAAGTGGTTTATTAGGAAGttaaacagaagacaaaaacaaacctacacTGGGAAGGAAGCTAAACCAAAACCggggaggagcagggagacacacagcgagggaacactgaagacgaagcaacaaaggacagatgaaaactgagggcttaaatacacaataggtaatcggggcaagaggaaacagcagggcacagcaggtgaagcaaatgagactaacaacacaggggaagcaaaactaaacacaaagcacagggaacacaagactggcaaaataaaacaggaagtgactaaccaaggtacacgcagactacatacgggggactggcacacagacacgggacagagacgcagactagtcacaacactaggaataaaactcaacaagaaaacacaggaggtcagggttaagacaaaatgacaaaaagagacaagaccatggaagcAGGGGAGacgggacaaagggaacaaaagtatcaaaacaaactgggaaataacaaaactcagggaaaataaaactaaacacaaaacgctgggcagacggcccaggaacATAGTCCAACAGTTCAGggggccaaggggccaaaaagtAGGGTCCAAACCAGATGGgcggccgaccgcgctccaagcGGCAGTGGCGAGATGAGacaggaggctcggactgagccaGACACTCGGACTGAGCGTGACCTTAGGATGAACGGGGCCTACAGGGCGAGGCcccggatgcgcaggctgggactgcgGTGCAGTGCACACAGCTGCTTTATTggacagctggggctgcttaggGGGTAGCCTGGGTGCAGATAATGGAGACGGTgtggaagctgactgcggggaagctgacactagGGGTGCTGACTCCCGGGGAACTGGAGTCGGGGAAGCTAAGGGGACCGAAGCTACCACGGGAGtaggaactgaggagactggGACCGAAATGTGACCTTTGTATTTGgtcttgttgtaacttcagtgctaactGAGACCATAATAaaccaaaccaacagcagctgatgaagtcacacagtttcaataatagtgtaacactgagatttttctcacctgttgtgttgaactcattgtttcctctgtagaggctgaaaatgttcctctgctgctccgtcagactctcctcctgcaggagaacagatctttattagaagctaccacacaGATGCTGTGACGTCCTCCATCAGCTTCTGTGAGGACAGCTGCACACCATCACACACCAGGGTCACAGTAATGAAGAGCCCTGGTTCACAGCTaagctgaggaggctgaggctggaagaggaggaagcGTTTCAGAGTGGAGACGGAGGCAGTTTCAAAGTTCAGGTTTAGCAAAGCAGTGAGAGGctaaacaggtgaactgaaagaAACTCCTGAACCAGTTTTAagttgttagggattattttttactcactgaataaaggacaaatgtttaaaggtaaagtccaataaattaattaataaacagtggatcaaacaaataataaacaattaaataatacattagacagagagcaacagatcagacagtagtagactaacttctctgtatCAGTGAATCTCATCTTGAAGACCGGCCACCGAACGTACAAACATCACCAACATCACCATAATCTgccattaatctggacaagatttcccTGTATTGATGAAAtcagaacatcaggaagaagatgtgctcatgactgagaggaatctgggtcatgaaaaaccagcttgaacaagactgagtgacgaaggtcaactcgtagcacccagagattgtttctGCTTAGATAACagtcagtataaaaatgttctggttagacaggaacacgggctcagagagagcaCACAGGCTGCTGTCTCCTCCAGGTCCCTGcatatgcatgtgtgattttctgattctttaatatattaaaggtcTTAGTTTTTTAATtcaagtgtttcaggtgtcttccttcagaAACAACCTGATTAACTGTCGTGAtcttctgccaaaaagtgatttccggtatctgccagaaaatgattgcctgtatttaaactgttgtaaatgacttgctgatctATAATCTGTGGAACATATGACAAACATATCTCTCGtcaatgatatcaggtcattttgagcaaacatttctgtcacaaggtagaagctgcaatcagtttttggcagtgactttaatatattctttatttatcagccTAAAAAGTGTAATTgatcttaaaaatgtcttttaaagagaaatctggccaagagggcagcagaaatcacaacaaatgtaacattacACTCTATGAAGATATTTCAAGTGACCAAAGAGagctggatttattataatgtataataatgaGTCAGAAACATACGTggaaaacaggtcatttcttcatttcataTATAAGCGCTTCATAAGTCGtactgactgcactctattcaccaatataagcaaacacgttacacataaaagacacagaaacatcggaaatcactttttgccaCAACACCGGCTCGTTGGAACCAGCACCG from Archocentrus centrarchus isolate MPI-CPG fArcCen1 chromosome 2, fArcCen1, whole genome shotgun sequence includes the following:
- the LOC115791436 gene encoding zinc finger protein 271-like — translated: MSSTQQDQHGPRSQCSQEADKPHRPKGVKKYSCDLCGEDFTIKSKLKYHQVIHTGERPFICDVCGKSFRHAGNLKIHQRIHSGEKPYRCDQCGRTFTQNKGLKSHQITHSGIKAYSCDYCGKAFSRMESRNAHLRIHTLHDVYCCGQCGKKFATDYQRQQHMFTHTEETPYHCDLCDKTFKAPRYLKAHQQIHSRKRLYKLCYCEKQSHTDGSSSQSCLLCGGGKAFRCDFCGKTFNRQHNLKIHQRRHTGHKLNYCKECGRSFTTTRELKRHELTHSGVKKHLCDQCGSSFFTSTQLKVHKRVHTGEKPYKCRYCDRSFSQTGSRNLHERTHIEGNFSCDQCDKSFKNLSSYSQHKRSHAAQKLFHCYQCPKTFTSLSALSKHQRDHAGRKSFPSLDHNESADTQRSSSGCTVKLENLEIQIH